A genomic window from Pseudogulbenkiania sp. MAI-1 includes:
- a CDS encoding NosR/NirI family protein, whose translation MKALFRLALLCLGLLLAAASQAGSGSYEAKLPPELFDSPRLCTYAPCRDVLPGADSFSERQGKPPFVEGYRTVNGQRERVGFVFLSTDIVDIPAYSGKPVITLIGMDNAGRYTGSTILKHSEPILLLGIPENELTRFTRQYLGKHVTDKLDIGQGSGAGSVGLDGITGATVTVIAQNQVMMKSAMNVARQVGIVKSQPKPAARFVDPADKPDWVRLADEGAVQHLTISRAQVGLPDAAQPYIDLWFGYLNQPTVGRAVLGEAGYQSLMARLQPNEHALFIVNNGSESFKGSGFVRGGIYDRIQVQQDLDSYTFRDLDYLNLYDLAAPGAPAFHESGIFILRQAPNFSAAYPWQLVFLGNKIDQQTAQKTFAAFEREYWLPARYLQGGRPHVERPDPTWLKVWKEKRWQIAAFVAFLLAVSLSYALRDKLVRRSSRKDKRWVSIPKYSAWAISVAFVGFGAMAQPSVTQVLTWVHALIGEWRWELFLSDPLIFIFWWFILISVVLWGRGLFCGWLCPFGSLTEGLYKIVAATPLKRFQRKPNARLHARLKWLKYGVFASLLGVSLFSMTLAEQLAEVEPFKTTFLVGVLHRSWPFVLFWSLIIGVSLFVERPFCKYLCPLGASLAIPSRFRLFGLKRKAECGPCAACAVGCGSLAIDDKGRIDQKECLLCLDCMVMYYDDHACPPLAQERKRRTKAGQPLTPIGKDGYFIPITPLPATPKAARPQPEKETA comes from the coding sequence ATGAAAGCCCTGTTCCGCCTTGCCCTCCTGTGTCTGGGACTGCTGCTGGCCGCCGCCAGCCAGGCCGGCTCCGGTTCGTACGAGGCCAAGCTCCCGCCCGAACTGTTCGACTCCCCCCGGCTGTGCACCTACGCCCCCTGCCGCGACGTGCTGCCCGGCGCCGACAGCTTCTCCGAGCGCCAGGGTAAGCCGCCCTTCGTCGAGGGCTACCGCACGGTGAACGGCCAGCGCGAGCGCGTCGGCTTCGTGTTCCTGTCCACCGATATCGTCGACATCCCGGCCTACTCCGGCAAGCCGGTGATCACGCTGATCGGCATGGACAACGCCGGGCGCTACACCGGCTCGACCATCCTCAAGCACAGCGAGCCGATCCTGCTGCTGGGCATTCCGGAGAACGAACTGACCCGCTTCACCCGCCAGTACCTCGGCAAGCACGTCACCGACAAGCTCGACATCGGCCAGGGCAGCGGCGCCGGCAGCGTGGGGCTCGACGGCATCACCGGCGCCACGGTGACGGTGATCGCACAGAACCAAGTGATGATGAAGTCGGCGATGAACGTGGCGCGCCAAGTCGGCATCGTCAAGTCGCAGCCCAAGCCGGCGGCGCGCTTTGTCGATCCGGCCGACAAGCCGGACTGGGTGCGCCTGGCCGACGAAGGCGCGGTGCAGCACCTGACCATCAGCCGCGCCCAGGTCGGCCTGCCGGACGCGGCCCAGCCCTACATCGACCTATGGTTCGGCTACCTCAACCAGCCCACGGTGGGACGCGCCGTGCTCGGCGAGGCCGGCTACCAGAGCCTGATGGCGCGGCTGCAGCCGAATGAGCACGCGCTGTTCATCGTCAACAACGGCAGCGAGTCGTTCAAGGGCTCGGGCTTCGTGCGCGGCGGCATCTACGACCGCATCCAGGTGCAGCAAGATCTCGACAGCTACACCTTCCGCGACCTCGACTACCTCAACCTCTATGACCTCGCCGCGCCCGGTGCGCCGGCCTTCCACGAGTCGGGCATCTTCATCCTGCGCCAGGCGCCGAACTTCTCCGCCGCCTACCCGTGGCAACTGGTGTTCCTCGGCAACAAGATCGACCAGCAGACCGCGCAGAAAACCTTCGCCGCCTTCGAGCGCGAGTACTGGCTGCCGGCGCGCTACCTGCAGGGCGGCCGCCCGCACGTCGAGCGCCCCGACCCGACCTGGCTCAAGGTGTGGAAGGAGAAGCGCTGGCAGATCGCCGCTTTCGTCGCCTTCCTGCTGGCGGTGAGCCTGAGCTACGCGCTGCGCGACAAGCTGGTGCGCCGCTCCTCGCGCAAGGACAAGCGCTGGGTGAGCATCCCGAAATACAGCGCCTGGGCGATCAGCGTCGCCTTCGTCGGCTTCGGTGCCATGGCCCAGCCCTCAGTGACGCAGGTGCTGACCTGGGTACACGCGCTGATCGGCGAATGGCGCTGGGAGCTGTTCCTGTCCGACCCGCTGATCTTCATCTTCTGGTGGTTCATCCTGATCAGCGTGGTGCTGTGGGGGCGCGGGCTGTTCTGCGGCTGGCTGTGCCCGTTCGGCTCGCTCACCGAGGGCCTGTACAAGATCGTCGCCGCCACCCCGCTCAAGCGCTTCCAGCGTAAACCCAACGCACGGCTGCATGCGCGCCTCAAGTGGCTCAAGTACGGTGTGTTCGCCAGCCTCTTGGGCGTGTCGCTGTTCTCGATGACGCTGGCCGAGCAACTGGCCGAGGTGGAGCCGTTCAAAACCACCTTCCTGGTTGGGGTGCTGCATCGCAGCTGGCCGTTCGTGCTGTTCTGGAGTCTGATCATCGGCGTGTCGCTGTTCGTCGAGCGGCCGTTCTGCAAATACCTGTGCCCGCTCGGCGCCAGCCTCGCCATCCCCTCGCGCTTCCGCCTGTTCGGCCTCAAGCGCAAGGCCGAGTGCGGCCCCTGCGCCGCCTGCGCGGTGGGCTGCGGCTCGCTCGCCATCGACGACAAGGGCCGCATCGACCAGAAAGAGTGCCTGCTCTGCCTCGACTGCATGGTGATGTACTACGACGACCACGCCTGCCCGCCGCTGGCACAGGAGCGCAAGCGCCGCACCAAGGCCGGCCAGCCGCTGACACCGATCGGCAAGGACGGCTACTTCATCCCGATCACCCCGCTTCCGGCCACGCCCAAGGCTGCGCGGCCTCAGCCCGAGAAGGAAACGGCATGA
- a CDS encoding nitrous oxide reductase family maturation protein NosD: MSGDRLRAGLSAMLLALLAAGTVHAAVLTVAPGASIQAAVERAAPGDTVEVARGLYTENLRIAKPLTLRGVNRPTLSGGNRNDTIRIAAPDVRVEGFIVRDSGGDLGAQNACLYLEPGADRVTVRGNDLTYCLFGLWIEKVRDTRVEHNLITGKRDFASVHRGNGIQLYNTEGAAIVGNRISFVRDGIYVDVSHHALFRGNTIHDARYGTHYMNSYYNRWEGNEVYHNRGGLALMEARNQIVVNNRVWGNSDHGIMLRTLQDSRVENNVVAGNARGLFVYDAEYNSLRGNLVTGNQVGVHLSAGSTRNVVADNDFIANREQVRYVGTRDEEWGKPRGNHWSDYLGWDRDGNGRGDVPYQANDLVDRLLWRYPSAKLLLNSPAVQSLRLIARQFPLLRAPSVLDPQPAMRPAHRNWTAWSAPRYRFTSQ; this comes from the coding sequence ATGAGCGGGGACCGGCTCCGGGCTGGCCTGAGCGCCATGCTGCTGGCACTGCTGGCGGCCGGCACGGTACACGCCGCGGTGCTGACGGTGGCGCCGGGCGCGTCGATCCAGGCCGCCGTGGAGCGCGCCGCCCCCGGCGACACGGTCGAGGTGGCGCGCGGCCTCTATACCGAAAACCTGCGCATCGCCAAGCCGCTGACGCTGCGCGGCGTCAACCGCCCGACGCTGTCCGGCGGCAACCGCAACGACACCATCCGCATCGCCGCGCCGGACGTGCGCGTGGAAGGCTTCATCGTGCGCGACAGCGGCGGCGACCTGGGCGCCCAGAACGCCTGCCTCTACCTCGAACCGGGCGCCGACCGCGTCACGGTGCGCGGCAACGACCTCACCTATTGCCTGTTCGGCCTGTGGATCGAAAAGGTGCGCGACACGCGCGTCGAGCACAACCTGATCACCGGCAAGCGCGACTTCGCCTCGGTCCACCGCGGCAACGGCATCCAGCTCTACAACACCGAGGGCGCCGCCATCGTCGGCAACCGCATCAGCTTCGTGCGCGACGGCATCTACGTCGACGTCTCGCACCACGCGCTGTTTCGCGGCAACACCATCCACGACGCGCGCTACGGCACGCACTACATGAACTCCTACTACAACCGCTGGGAAGGCAACGAGGTCTACCACAACCGCGGCGGGCTGGCGCTGATGGAGGCGCGCAACCAGATCGTGGTGAACAACCGGGTGTGGGGCAATTCCGACCACGGCATCATGCTGCGCACGCTGCAGGACTCGCGCGTGGAAAACAACGTGGTGGCCGGCAACGCGCGCGGCCTGTTCGTCTACGACGCCGAGTACAACAGCCTGCGCGGCAACCTGGTGACCGGCAACCAGGTCGGCGTGCACCTGTCGGCCGGCTCCACCCGCAACGTGGTGGCGGACAACGACTTCATCGCCAACCGCGAGCAGGTGCGCTACGTCGGCACCCGCGACGAGGAATGGGGCAAGCCGCGCGGCAACCACTGGAGCGACTACCTGGGCTGGGACCGCGACGGCAACGGCCGCGGCGACGTGCCCTACCAGGCCAACGACCTGGTCGACCGCCTGCTGTGGCGCTACCCGAGCGCCAAGCTGCTCTTGAACAGCCCGGCGGTGCAGAGCCTGCGCCTGATCGCGCGCCAGTTCCCGCTGCTGCGCGCGCCCAGCGTGCTCGACCCGCAACCGGCGATGCGCCCGGCCCACCGTAACTGGACGGCCTGGAGCGCGCCGCGCTACCGCTTTACTTCGCAGTGA
- a CDS encoding ABC transporter ATP-binding protein, with protein MNPPVIELHQVERRFGTLPAVDGVSFRVERGELFGLTGHNGAGKSTLFKIMLGLLAPSAGSVQVLGAPTRGAAFRAVRRRLGYLPEQLALYDNLSGSETLSYFARLKGAEPQQVAPLLERVGLAHAAQRRVGTYSKGMRQRLGLAQALLGSPQLLFLDEPTNGLDPEAIHAFYQLLAELREQGVSMILTSHILAEIQERVDRVAILKAGKLAALGTVSQLREAAALPLGVTLTTSRPLTMDELARLDRHAPLRQPSGTDQLRLACPRPAKMALLAEVAALGAAVRDVRLSEPSLEDVILGYAGGRP; from the coding sequence ATGAACCCACCCGTCATCGAACTTCACCAGGTCGAACGCCGCTTCGGAACGCTCCCCGCCGTCGACGGCGTCAGCTTCCGCGTCGAGCGCGGCGAGCTGTTCGGCCTCACCGGCCACAACGGTGCCGGCAAGAGCACGCTGTTCAAGATCATGCTGGGGCTGCTCGCCCCCAGCGCCGGCAGCGTGCAGGTACTCGGTGCCCCCACCCGCGGCGCGGCCTTCCGCGCCGTGCGCCGCCGCCTGGGCTACCTGCCGGAACAGCTGGCTCTGTACGACAACCTGAGCGGCAGCGAGACGCTGAGCTACTTCGCCCGCCTCAAGGGCGCCGAGCCACAGCAGGTGGCGCCGCTGTTGGAACGGGTCGGGCTGGCGCATGCCGCCCAGCGCCGCGTCGGCACCTACTCCAAGGGCATGCGCCAGCGCCTGGGGCTCGCCCAGGCCCTGCTCGGCAGCCCGCAACTGCTGTTCCTCGACGAGCCGACCAACGGCCTCGACCCGGAAGCGATCCACGCCTTCTACCAGCTCCTGGCCGAGCTGCGCGAACAGGGCGTGAGCATGATCCTGACCTCGCACATCCTGGCGGAGATCCAGGAACGGGTGGACCGCGTCGCCATCCTCAAGGCCGGCAAGCTCGCCGCGCTCGGCACCGTATCCCAGCTGCGCGAGGCGGCGGCGCTGCCGCTGGGCGTGACGCTCACCACCAGCCGGCCGCTGACGATGGACGAGCTGGCCCGGCTCGACCGCCACGCCCCGCTCAGACAACCCTCGGGGACCGACCAGCTGAGGCTTGCCTGCCCGCGCCCGGCCAAGATGGCGCTGCTGGCCGAAGTGGCGGCGCTGGGCGCAGCGGTGCGCGACGTGCGGCTGTCCGAACCCTCGCTGGAAGACGTGATCCTGGGCTACGCGGGAGGACGACCATGA
- a CDS encoding ABC transporter permease: protein MIELNAIRTVAAKEFRDRLRNRWVLAVSVVFTLFALVIAYFGAAQQGEVGLRGIEVTIASLVSLVIYLIPLIALLLGFDAIVGERERGSLELMLSLPISRAELILGKYGGLAAALSVATLTGFGLAGALLVTRLPAAALYHYAGFMLSALLLGLAFLSLAVLVSVLAGDRTRASGAAIALWFFFVLIFDLLLLGLLVVQGDGPLGEWLPYLMLLNPADLFRALNIFSSDELRSFYGLGSVLPDLMTQPLMLGGMLTGWIVAPLAAALWRFR from the coding sequence ATGATCGAACTCAACGCCATCCGCACCGTCGCCGCCAAGGAATTCCGTGACCGCCTGCGCAACCGCTGGGTGCTGGCGGTGAGCGTCGTGTTCACCCTGTTCGCGCTGGTCATCGCCTACTTCGGCGCGGCCCAGCAGGGCGAGGTGGGCCTGCGCGGCATCGAAGTCACCATCGCCAGCCTGGTGAGCCTGGTGATCTACCTGATCCCGCTCATCGCCCTGCTGCTCGGCTTCGACGCCATCGTCGGCGAGCGCGAGCGCGGCTCGCTCGAACTCATGCTGTCGCTGCCGATCAGCCGCGCCGAACTGATCCTCGGCAAGTACGGCGGGCTCGCCGCGGCGCTGAGCGTGGCCACGCTGACCGGCTTCGGGCTGGCGGGCGCGCTGCTCGTCACCCGGCTGCCCGCCGCCGCGCTCTACCACTACGCCGGCTTCATGCTCTCGGCGCTGCTCTTGGGGCTCGCCTTCCTGTCGCTGGCGGTACTGGTCTCGGTGCTGGCCGGCGACCGCACCCGCGCCTCGGGCGCGGCGATCGCGCTGTGGTTCTTCTTCGTGCTGATCTTCGACCTCTTGCTGCTGGGCCTGCTGGTGGTACAGGGCGACGGCCCGCTGGGCGAGTGGCTGCCCTACCTGATGCTACTCAACCCGGCCGACCTGTTCCGCGCCCTCAACATCTTCAGCAGCGATGAGCTGCGCTCCTTTTACGGGCTGGGCAGCGTGCTGCCCGACCTGATGACCCAACCGCTGATGCTCGGCGGCATGCTCACGGGCTGGATCGTCGCCCCGCTCGCCGCCGCCCTGTGGAGATTCCGATGA
- a CDS encoding nitrous oxide reductase accessory protein NosL: MTLRTTLALAALLAGLAACQDERPAQTTPLEIKQDTACALDGMLLADYPGAKAQIHYAQGEPEFFCDTVEMFSLYLKPEQARRIAALYVQDMGETDIKAPKGHWIDARQAFYVQGSSQQGSMGPTLVPFGQRAKAEAFAQQYGGKVLAFADVKPEMVRLDGGALHDSHM; the protein is encoded by the coding sequence ATGACATTACGCACCACGCTCGCGCTCGCGGCGCTGCTGGCCGGGCTGGCCGCCTGCCAGGACGAACGCCCCGCCCAGACCACCCCGCTCGAGATCAAGCAGGACACCGCCTGCGCGCTCGACGGCATGCTGCTCGCCGACTACCCCGGTGCCAAGGCGCAGATCCACTACGCCCAGGGCGAACCCGAATTCTTCTGCGACACCGTGGAAATGTTCTCGCTCTACCTCAAGCCGGAACAAGCCCGCCGCATCGCCGCGCTCTACGTCCAGGACATGGGCGAGACCGACATCAAGGCCCCCAAAGGGCACTGGATCGACGCGCGCCAGGCCTTCTACGTGCAAGGCTCGTCGCAGCAGGGCTCGATGGGACCGACGCTGGTGCCGTTCGGTCAGCGCGCCAAGGCCGAGGCTTTCGCCCAGCAATACGGCGGCAAGGTGCTGGCCTTCGCCGACGTCAAACCCGAGATGGTGCGGCTCGACGGCGGCGCCCTGCATGACAGCCATATGTGA
- a CDS encoding DUF6516 family protein, with the protein MKTVVDYETLRDAIIDDYGETLAGDIILYQDAISLELLNGTLLEIKAASNSEYSFIWKYQGHVLRLDTAPLHPDLSTYPHHLHDSDGMVRPDPITTPGQPLRQNVRLLLGALNLDPLLGHRA; encoded by the coding sequence ATGAAAACTGTCGTGGATTACGAAACGCTGCGCGATGCCATTATCGATGATTACGGCGAAACCCTGGCCGGCGATATTATCCTGTACCAGGACGCCATTTCCCTCGAATTATTAAATGGCACTTTGCTCGAGATCAAAGCGGCGTCGAATAGCGAATATAGTTTCATCTGGAAATATCAGGGCCATGTCCTGCGCCTCGACACCGCGCCGCTGCACCCCGATCTCTCCACCTATCCCCACCACCTGCACGATAGCGACGGCATGGTCCGGCCCGACCCGATCACCACCCCGGGCCAGCCGCTGAGACAGAACGTGCGGCTGCTGCTCGGCGCACTTAATCTCGATCCGCTGCTGGGTCACCGCGCCTAA
- a CDS encoding cytochrome c5 family protein — protein sequence MKKQAMALAFLSLLALAACGKKEAAESTAQAAAPAAAETAQPAATTTAAADPALKAGEDVFKKTCVMCHQTGAAGAPMVGDKADWDARLAQGKDTLYKHAVEGFTGAKGAMPARGGNSALSDADVKAAVDFMLSKTS from the coding sequence ATGAAAAAGCAAGCGATGGCTCTGGCTTTTCTGAGCCTGTTGGCGTTGGCCGCCTGCGGCAAGAAAGAGGCTGCCGAAAGCACGGCGCAGGCTGCGGCACCGGCCGCCGCCGAGACCGCCCAACCGGCTGCCACCACCACGGCCGCCGCCGATCCGGCGCTGAAGGCGGGTGAGGACGTGTTCAAGAAGACCTGCGTGATGTGTCACCAGACCGGCGCCGCCGGCGCACCGATGGTCGGCGACAAGGCCGATTGGGATGCCCGCCTGGCGCAGGGCAAGGACACGCTGTACAAGCACGCCGTCGAGGGCTTCACCGGTGCGAAGGGTGCGATGCCGGCACGCGGCGGCAACAGCGCGCTGTCCGACGCCGACGTCAAGGCGGCGGTGGATTTCATGCTGTCCAAGACGTCCTGA